The genomic DNA TGCCGGCTAACATGGCTGATCCGGCTTTACGAGTGTTTAAGCTCGGTCTTAACCATCTCAGCCATCACATTCATTGCACGCCTGTCACGAAGCGCGAGGGCCGTCCTTCCGTTCGCACGGCATGGCATGCCGCCCTTTGCAGATGAGGGCGGCGCATGCTACGCCGTCGCCCGCGGCCAGCAGGCGGTCGCGGTCGCCGTTCGGGATCCATGAGCAAAGAAACCAGCCGTTTCGCCTTCGTCTCTTCGGACACTGGTGACGCCCGCGCGGCGCTGCAGAGCCTGTCTGCGCGCTATGGGCAGATACCCGTCGCCGAGGCCGATATCATTGTCGCGCTCGGCGGCGATGGCTTCCTGCTGCAGACGCTGCGCGACACGATGAGCAGCGGCAAGAAGGTCTACGGCATGAACCGTGGCACCATCGGCTTCCTGATGAACGAATATCGCGCCGGCGGCCTCGAGGAGCGCATTTCGCGCGCGGTGCCCGAAACGATCCGCCCGCTGGAAATGGTTGCGGTCACGCGTGACGGAGAACCCGTTTCGGCTTTGGCGATCAACGAAGTGGCGCTTTGGCGCCAGTCCTATCAGACGGCAAAGATCCGCATCACCGTGGACGAGCAGGTGCGGCTGGAGGAGTTGAACTGCGACGGCGTGATGATTGCCACGCCGGCAGGCTCCACCGCCTACAACCTGTCGGCGCACGGACCGATCCTGCCGCTCGACGCGCCGCTTCTGGCGCTGACACCGGTCAGCCCGTTCCGGCCGCGGCGCTGGCGCGGCGCACTGCTTTCCAACAAGGCGACCGTGCGCTTCGACATCTTGGAATCGGAAAAGCGCCCGGTAAACGCCGCCGCCGACCACACCGAGGTCAAGGCGATTGCCTCGGTCACGGTCCGGGAATCGCCGACCGCCACGGCGACGTTGCTGTTCGATCCCAATCATTCGTGGAACGAGCGTATTCTTGCCGAGCAGTTCCGCTATTGAGCCGGCGCAAGGACAAGACCTCGTTTAAGCATCGCGATTAAGGTTACGTCTTCACAATCGCCGGAATCCCGGCCGTTTCTGTTGACAAATCGCGGACTTGCGCCTAACTGCAAGCCCGATCTTGCAGGCGCGCGGCGCCTGCCGCAACACGTGTTGCGATTTTCCTGAACCAGCCAAAGACAACAAACACTTGTCCTCAGACACCACGACCGCTCAAGAAGCGTTGACATTCACGGACCTAGGCCTGTCGCCGAAGGTCCTCTCCGCAGTCACCGACGCCGGCTACACCAAGCCGACCCCGATCCAGGCCGGCGCCATTCCGCATGCGC from Mesorhizobium sp. M1E.F.Ca.ET.045.02.1.1 includes the following:
- a CDS encoding NAD kinase produces the protein MSKETSRFAFVSSDTGDARAALQSLSARYGQIPVAEADIIVALGGDGFLLQTLRDTMSSGKKVYGMNRGTIGFLMNEYRAGGLEERISRAVPETIRPLEMVAVTRDGEPVSALAINEVALWRQSYQTAKIRITVDEQVRLEELNCDGVMIATPAGSTAYNLSAHGPILPLDAPLLALTPVSPFRPRRWRGALLSNKATVRFDILESEKRPVNAAADHTEVKAIASVTVRESPTATATLLFDPNHSWNERILAEQFRY